In one Nicotiana tomentosiformis chromosome 6, ASM39032v3, whole genome shotgun sequence genomic region, the following are encoded:
- the LOC104102984 gene encoding G-type lectin S-receptor-like serine/threonine-protein kinase At4g27290, protein MEVKNIKNLLFLQLVLFSCFSFGANTNSSTNQKLSLGDTLSAEKSITIGVTIISSGGIFEMGFFTVGNLSNNYYMGIWYKQITPQTVVWVANRETPLSFSEMDSAQLKIIHGNLVLLNGTGLSIWSTNINSSATSKSIVAIIRDDGNLILNDGSNSLWQSFDHPSHTFFSGSKFGYNKRSKTSQVLTSWKNSEDPSPGLFSLEAEPNGEFIIRWNKTVKYWSTGPWNGHTFGSLPLRPNSQYNYTFINNDDEVYFRYFILNPLSRARVILDVSGELKQLTWMNSSKQWNVFFTQPTPPCNVYAYCGAFGTCNLIANRSCDCLSGFTPKSNTDWDLNSFSSGCERKTSLKCGNVTAANLEQDKFWRHSHMRLPVNNRTLTVDSETECESICLNICSCTAYAFDANQCLTWNGDLFNLQQLSEDDATGMTIYVKLAASEFSVPKVADQTHKSRRLKVALPTTIATTLFLCIFVYLFYRTRRARTKGNPRPHWLNTQKGSGDLINEEDEKGIDVPFFSLESILAATDNFSEENKLGRGGFGSVYKGKFHRGREIAIKRLSAQSGQGINEFKNEVVLIARLQHRNLVRLMGYCVQGNEKILLYEYMPNKSLDTFIFDERHQVLLDWKKRFDIILGIARGLLYLHHDSRLRIIHRDLKTSNILLDKEMNPKISDFGLARIVQGNTTEANTNKVVGTYGYMSPEYALDGLFSIKSDVFSFGVMMLEITCGKRNTGFYEREEALNLLGYAWRLWNEGNAMSLIDESLLESCNEDDVLKCINIALLCVQEEARIRPSMPDVIIMLGSESISLPKPNKPAFTARTRACNRTTSSSSKSYINSNNELTVTLEEGR, encoded by the exons ATGGaagtgaaaaatataaaaaatctcCTTTTCCTGCAACTCGTActattctcgtgcttttcattcGGAGCTAACACAAACAGTAGTACGAACCAGAAATTGTCCCTTGGAGATACCCTTTCTGCAGAGAAATCCATAACAATTGGCGTAACAATTATCTCTTCCGGTGGAATATTTGAGATGGGTTTCTTTACGGTAGGTAATCTTTCCAACAATTATTACATGGGTATATGGTATAAACAAATAACACCACAAACCGTAGTTTGGGTAGCAAATAGGGAGACTCCACTTTCTTTTTCCGAAATGGACTCCGCACAACTCAAAATTATACATGGGAACTTGGTGCTTCTCAACGGGACTGGACTCTCCATTTGGTCGACAAATATCAACTCCAGCGCCACGTCGAAATCTATCGTGGCGATTATTCGTGATGATGGAAATTTGATTTTGAATGACGGGTCCAATTCATTGTGGCAAAGTTTTGATCATCCGAGCCACACGTTTTTCTCTGGTTCTAAATTTGGCTACAATAAAAGAAGTAAAACAAGCCAAGTTCTCACTTCTTGGAAAAACTCTGAAGATCCTAGTCCAGGACTCTTTTCCCTTGAGGCGGAGCCTAACGGTGAATTCATTATTAGGTGGAACAAGACTGTAAAGTACTGGTCTACTGGACCTTGGAATGGACATACATTCGGCTCGTTGCCTTTGAGACCAAATTCACAGTACAACTACACATTTATAAACAACGACGATGAGGTCTATTTcagatattttattttaaatccttTATCCAGGGCAAGAGTAATACTGGATGTCTCCGGGGAACTTAAGCAACTGACATGGATGAATAGTAGCAAGCAGTGGAATGTGTTTTTCACTCAACCAACACCACCATGTAATGTTTATGCATATTGTGGGGCATTCGGTACCTGCAATCTGATCGCAAACCGCTCGTGTGATTGTTTGTCTGGTTTCACTCCTAAGTCAAACACTGATTGGGATTTGAATAGCTTCTCTAGTGGTTGTGAGAGGAAAACAAGTCTCAAGTGTGGTAATGTAACGGCTGCCAATTTGGAGCAGGACAAATTCTGGAGACATTCTCATATGAGATTACCAGTTAATAATCGCACTCTGACAGTTGACAGTGAAACTGAATGTGAATCTATTTGTTTGAATATTTGCTCTTGTACTGCTTATGCTTTTGATGCCAATCAATGTCTAACTTGGAATGGAGACCTCTTCAACTTGCAACAACTATCCGAAGATGATGCTACTGGAATGACGATTTATGTCAAACTAGCTGCTTCTGAATTTTCAGTTCCCAAAG TTGCAGACCAAACGCATAAGTCAAGAAGGCTAAAAGTTGCTCTTCCTACTACAATTGCCACTACTCTTTTTCTATGCATCTTTGTCTACCTATTTTATAGAACAAGGAGAGCAAGAACAAAAG GAAATCCACGGCCGCACTGGTTGAACACTCAAAAGGGGTCAGGCGACTTAATAAATGAGGAGGATGAGAAAGGCATCGATGTTCCATTCTTTAGTTTGGAAAGCATTTTAGCAGCGACAGATAACTTCTCAGAAGAAAATAAGCTAGGACGTGGTGGTTTTGGTTCTGTTTATAAG GGGAAGTTTCATCGAGGACGAGAAATTGCAATCAAAAGGTTATCAGCCCAATCGGGTCAAGGCATAAACGAATTCAAGAATGAAGTAGTATTGATTGCAAGACTTCAGCATAGAAATCTCGTTAGACTTATGGGTTATTGCGTCCAAGGAAATGAAAAGATTTTACTCTATGAGTATATGCCGAACAAAAGTTTAGACACCTTCATTTTTG ACGAAAGACATCAGGTGTTATTAGATTGGAAGAAGCGATTTGATATCATTTTGGGGATTGCTCGTGGGCTTCTTTATCTGCACCATGATTCAAGGTTGAGGATCATTCATAGAGATTTAAAAACAAGTAACATATTATTAGATAAAGAGATGAACCCCAagatttcagattttggcttagCAAGGATAGTGCAAGGGAATACTACAGAAGCAAATACAAACAAAGTTGTTGGAACATA TGGTTATATGTCTCCAGAATATGCATTAGATGGATTATTCTCAATCAAGTCTGATGTTTTTAGTTTTGGAGTAATGATGCTTGAGATCACATGTGGCAAGAGAAATACAGGATTTTATGAGCGAGAGGAAGCCTTAAACCTCCTGGGTTAT GCATGGAGATTATGGAATGAAGGAAATGCTATGAGTTTAATTGATGAATCTCTACTAGAATCATGCAATGAAGATGATGTATTGAAATGCATTAATATTGCGCTCTTGTGCGTACAAGAAGAAGCACGCATTCGTCCAAGCATGCCAGATGTAATTATAATGCTTGGTAGTGAAAGCATTTCTCTTCCGAAACCTAATAAACCTGCTTTTACCGCACGAACACGTGCTTGTAACAGAACGACTTCGTCCTCCAGTAAGTCATACATCAACTCCAACAATGAGTTGACTGTTACCCTAGAGGAGGGCCGATAG